Proteins found in one Methanospirillum hungatei JF-1 genomic segment:
- a CDS encoding ABC transporter permease: MSDMRNSWLRSATIGTSILLTLFIIILLLLIVTKPSPDALYASITSPEIQFAIVMSLGTSIISTFLCILIAVPAAYALARYNFFGKDAVNAILDMPLALPPLVAGLGLLLFFGTTGFGNALADMGLVFVFTPLGIIAAQFFVNFPYMLRIMRSTFESISTRYEFVAKTLGCTDAQAVWRVTLPMAGSGFFAASVITWAKGIGEFGAALLIAGAIQWKTETLPIALFLNMSCGKLNMAISAATILIIICVISLYLFERYGGASRL, translated from the coding sequence ATGAGTGACATGAGAAATTCCTGGCTGAGATCTGCAACGATTGGAACCAGTATCCTGCTTACTCTGTTTATAATTATTCTACTGCTCCTCATTGTGACAAAACCTTCTCCTGATGCTCTGTATGCTTCTATAACAAGTCCTGAGATTCAGTTTGCCATAGTCATGAGTCTTGGAACCTCAATAATCTCAACATTTCTCTGTATTCTTATTGCGGTACCCGCTGCATATGCTCTTGCCCGGTACAATTTTTTTGGAAAAGATGCGGTCAATGCAATTCTTGACATGCCCCTTGCTCTTCCCCCTCTGGTCGCAGGTCTTGGTCTGCTCTTATTCTTTGGGACGACGGGTTTTGGAAATGCACTTGCAGATATGGGCCTGGTTTTTGTATTTACTCCGCTCGGGATTATTGCAGCCCAGTTTTTTGTGAATTTTCCCTATATGCTGAGGATTATGCGTTCAACGTTTGAATCCATCAGCACCAGGTACGAATTTGTCGCAAAAACCCTTGGGTGTACTGATGCCCAGGCAGTTTGGCGGGTGACCCTTCCTATGGCTGGTTCCGGCTTTTTTGCTGCATCTGTAATAACCTGGGCAAAAGGAATTGGAGAGTTTGGGGCTGCTCTTTTAATAGCCGGAGCAATCCAATGGAAGACTGAAACCCTTCCGATTGCATTATTCCTGAATATGTCCTGTGGGAAACTGAATATGGCAATTTCAGCAGCTACGATTCTCATCATTATCTGTGTGATATCACTTTACCTTTTCGAGCGGTATGGTGGGGCATCAAGATTATAG
- a CDS encoding class I SAM-dependent methyltransferase — MTQPGPGHRRGKGPSSFWMQDPDIVFRELNLNEGDTFLDIGCGTGDYTIRAATEVGRNGTVFATDIQEGLVHELMKKAEDSGLENIQAFVNDIQNPLPFENNSIDICFISTVLHSLDLNQTGPLLLREIKRVLKKDGILVIIECNKENLTFGPPVHMRISADEIEKIVSPYGFVQISHADLGFNYLVTFIIQT; from the coding sequence ATGACACAGCCCGGCCCAGGACACCGGAGAGGAAAAGGTCCAAGTAGTTTTTGGATGCAGGATCCGGATATCGTCTTCAGGGAATTAAACCTGAATGAAGGCGATACATTTCTTGATATCGGGTGTGGGACCGGAGATTATACAATCCGGGCAGCAACTGAAGTTGGCAGGAATGGAACCGTTTTTGCTACCGATATACAGGAAGGACTTGTTCATGAACTCATGAAAAAAGCGGAGGATTCAGGACTGGAAAATATCCAGGCATTTGTAAATGATATTCAAAACCCATTGCCATTTGAGAATAATAGTATCGACATATGCTTCATCTCAACAGTTCTGCATAGTCTTGATCTGAATCAGACTGGACCATTGCTACTTCGGGAGATAAAGCGTGTTTTAAAAAAAGACGGAATTCTAGTGATAATTGAATGCAATAAAGAAAACCTGACCTTTGGCCCGCCTGTCCACATGCGGATATCTGCAGATGAAATAGAAAAAATCGTGTCGCCCTATGGGTTTGTCCAGATCTCCCATGCTGACCTTGGTTTTAATTATTTAGTTACGTTCATCATCCAAACCTGA
- the wtpC gene encoding tungstate ABC transporter ATP-binding protein WtpC: MLHTENLSKDMGEFVLRNVTLDVSPGEYLVIIGPTGAGKTILLETIAGFYPPDSGRIIMDGKDITNLAPKDRNICMVYQDYMLFPHLTVEENIGFGLKTRKKNPEFIKKKTLEMARLLSIDHLLHRKPETLSGGEQQRAAISRSLVMEPNLLLLDEPLSALDGQTRDKLRTELRRIHDITNVTVIHITHNFEEVFSLADRVAIMNKGEISQIGDPDEVFRKPESEFIAAFTGMENIFKGECSHQEGISAIKIDGYTIYSATCIGEREVYATVRPEDILLSRDPIVSSARNSFKGRITDIKNNGMVIKVTIDVGIPIVSVMTRRGWDEMHLTEDEEVYLTFKASAVHVF; encoded by the coding sequence ATGTTACATACCGAGAATTTATCTAAAGACATGGGTGAATTTGTTCTCCGGAACGTGACTCTTGATGTTTCTCCCGGAGAATACCTGGTAATTATTGGTCCGACAGGGGCTGGAAAGACCATTCTTCTTGAAACAATTGCAGGATTTTACCCTCCCGATTCAGGACGAATTATCATGGATGGGAAGGATATTACCAATTTAGCACCCAAGGACCGAAATATCTGCATGGTATACCAGGATTACATGCTTTTTCCCCATCTGACGGTAGAGGAAAACATCGGGTTTGGTTTAAAGACCCGGAAAAAAAATCCTGAATTCATCAAAAAGAAGACGCTTGAGATGGCCAGACTGCTGAGCATTGATCATCTCCTTCATCGAAAACCCGAAACCCTGAGTGGAGGAGAACAACAGAGAGCCGCAATTTCTCGGTCCCTGGTTATGGAACCGAACCTTCTGCTGCTGGATGAACCACTGAGTGCTCTTGATGGTCAGACCAGAGACAAACTCCGGACTGAACTTCGCAGAATTCATGATATCACCAATGTTACAGTAATTCATATTACTCATAATTTTGAGGAGGTTTTTTCTCTGGCAGATCGGGTTGCTATTATGAATAAGGGAGAGATATCTCAGATTGGAGATCCTGATGAAGTGTTCAGAAAACCGGAATCAGAGTTCATTGCTGCATTCACCGGTATGGAAAATATTTTTAAAGGGGAATGTTCTCATCAGGAGGGTATCTCCGCTATCAAGATTGATGGGTATACTATCTATTCAGCAACCTGCATCGGAGAAAGAGAGGTGTATGCAACAGTACGTCCCGAGGATATTCTTCTATCCCGGGATCCTATAGTTTCCAGTGCAAGAAATTCTTTCAAAGGCAGGATCACTGATATTAAAAATAACGGGATGGTAATCAAAGTAACTATTGATGTTGGGATACCAATAGTATCAGTCATGACCAGAAGAGGATGGGATGAAATGCATTTGACCGAAGATGAAGAAGTATATCTTACATTTAAAGCTTCAGCAGTTCATGTTTTTTAA
- a CDS encoding putative zinc-binding protein, which produces MNTSTSDTKNNESHGHPSNEPGSKTGSDHIIIPCCGQANTGQISNEVAMVLSDEGFGMYYCTALLATKPEVIISRMQGTEKIIAIDGCTIACAKKIALQAGFKVNHHVLVTDLGIEKKKGRNFTSEQVACVIDVIRKGC; this is translated from the coding sequence ATGAACACATCTACCAGTGATACGAAAAATAATGAATCGCACGGACATCCATCAAACGAACCGGGTTCAAAAACCGGTTCTGATCATATTATCATCCCCTGTTGTGGTCAGGCAAACACCGGACAGATATCCAATGAGGTTGCAATGGTCCTGTCAGATGAAGGATTCGGGATGTATTACTGTACTGCTCTTCTTGCAACGAAACCAGAGGTTATTATAAGCCGAATGCAGGGAACGGAGAAGATCATCGCCATCGATGGATGCACTATAGCCTGTGCAAAGAAAATTGCATTGCAGGCAGGATTTAAGGTGAACCACCATGTTCTGGTTACTGACCTTGGGATTGAAAAGAAAAAAGGGCGTAACTTTACTTCTGAACAGGTTGCATGCGTCATTGATGTTATCCGGAAGGGATGCTGA
- a CDS encoding FmdE family protein, with protein MEKSQDAKKKTDSTSGVLSREMIDELKKDPRALFKEAIRKNDAASCLVKTAEIHGHYCPGSTLGVMATLYGLSLLKKETADSDGIMENLLAIIEVNACFADGVQAVSGCTLGNNSLIYRDLGKHAVTFVSRNEKEGVRIRLLPDFKTYIHKEVPEFYPLMDKVIMKRKGTQEEEKLFREKATEAAFAIITYPFEKLFAFERVIPVIPERAPITGTMVCPECGEEVMETKTGKRGLLRNMCFACGGKFQEVNGQGIIERNFRDHGHHTEPE; from the coding sequence ATGGAAAAATCTCAGGATGCAAAGAAAAAAACTGATAGTACTTCAGGTGTGCTGAGCAGAGAGATGATTGATGAACTCAAAAAAGATCCGAGAGCTCTCTTTAAAGAAGCGATTCGAAAGAATGATGCAGCCTCCTGCCTGGTAAAGACCGCTGAGATTCATGGGCATTATTGTCCGGGTAGTACTCTCGGTGTTATGGCAACGCTATATGGACTTAGTCTTCTGAAGAAAGAAACGGCCGATTCGGATGGAATCATGGAGAACCTTCTCGCCATCATTGAGGTGAATGCCTGTTTTGCAGATGGTGTGCAGGCGGTCTCCGGGTGTACACTTGGAAACAACTCACTCATTTATCGCGATCTTGGAAAACATGCCGTAACTTTTGTATCCAGAAATGAAAAAGAAGGAGTCAGAATCCGTCTGCTTCCTGATTTCAAGACCTATATTCATAAAGAGGTGCCGGAATTTTACCCTCTCATGGACAAGGTGATCATGAAAAGGAAGGGAACACAGGAAGAAGAGAAATTATTCAGGGAAAAAGCAACCGAAGCAGCATTTGCAATAATTACGTATCCATTTGAAAAACTCTTTGCTTTCGAGCGGGTTATACCAGTTATCCCTGAACGTGCACCGATAACCGGCACGATGGTATGCCCGGAATGTGGTGAAGAGGTCATGGAAACAAAAACGGGGAAACGTGGCCTGCTCCGGAATATGTGTTTCGCATGTGGAGGAAAATTCCAGGAAGTGAATGGGCAGGGAATCATTGAAAGAAACTTCCGGGACCATGGCCATCATACGGAGCCGGAATAA
- a CDS encoding PadR family transcriptional regulator, which yields MKNIWKFAPEDGKERGLLTLLVLHFLEKKPQSGYELLKEIDETTDSTWVPNKGTLYPLLKSLEQEGLIQVKEVGKRSKITFELTEDGRQMLSTLKGKKEEAETRVTFFKKLHREVFGEENFSFINFMMDVRFYVEDLPEEKKPAAIKILQTAFDEIKNL from the coding sequence ATGAAAAATATCTGGAAATTTGCTCCTGAGGATGGAAAAGAGAGAGGGCTACTCACCCTTCTCGTCCTTCATTTCCTGGAGAAAAAACCACAATCTGGATATGAACTGCTAAAGGAGATCGATGAGACAACCGATAGTACCTGGGTGCCAAATAAAGGGACTTTGTATCCTCTTCTGAAATCATTGGAGCAGGAGGGCTTGATACAAGTGAAAGAGGTAGGCAAACGATCAAAGATTACGTTTGAACTAACAGAAGATGGAAGACAGATGCTCTCCACTCTGAAAGGGAAAAAAGAAGAAGCAGAGACGAGGGTTACTTTCTTCAAAAAATTGCACCGGGAAGTATTTGGCGAAGAAAATTTCTCTTTCATCAATTTTATGATGGATGTCAGGTTTTACGTCGAAGATCTTCCTGAAGAGAAAAAACCGGCAGCAATTAAAATTTTACAGACAGCCTTTGACGAGATAAAAAATTTATAA
- the tsaA gene encoding tRNA (N6-threonylcarbamoyladenosine(37)-N6)-methyltransferase TrmO, translated as MTKSTIQDTTICITPVGIVKNNLLAPPLIAGKDGLEHNQACTSAMKDMTDTNTRVSEIILSEEFSELLEGIEEYSHVIILYWGHEVPVSGRTMKKTHPAGMTNYPKQGIYATYSPARPNPVLMTVVQLVKKEKNRLYVSGLDAINNSPVLDIKPYVPLLFPQEGVIIPEWMTKIMTEFHS; from the coding sequence ATGACAAAAAGCACCATTCAGGATACTACTATTTGTATTACACCCGTCGGAATCGTGAAAAATAATCTTCTTGCTCCACCTCTCATAGCCGGAAAAGACGGCCTTGAGCATAACCAGGCATGTACTTCTGCCATGAAAGACATGACCGATACCAATACCCGTGTTTCAGAGATTATTCTCTCCGAAGAATTCTCAGAGCTTCTCGAGGGTATTGAAGAATATTCACATGTAATAATCCTGTACTGGGGACATGAGGTCCCAGTCTCCGGGAGGACAATGAAGAAAACCCACCCGGCTGGTATGACCAATTATCCAAAACAGGGAATTTATGCAACATACAGCCCTGCACGGCCTAACCCGGTATTGATGACAGTCGTTCAACTGGTGAAAAAAGAAAAAAACCGGCTCTATGTATCCGGCCTTGATGCCATCAATAACAGCCCGGTGCTTGATATCAAACCATATGTTCCCCTCTTATTTCCTCAGGAAGGAGTAATCATCCCTGAGTGGATGACAAAGATCATGACAGAATTTCATTCGTAA